The proteins below come from a single Oscillospiraceae bacterium genomic window:
- the purM gene encoding phosphoribosylformylglycinamidine cyclo-ligase gives MEKSYSASYAAAGVDITAGYRSVELMKQYVARTMTENCIGGLGGFGGLFELDCTGIEHPVLISGTDGVGTKLRIAMLLDKHDTIGIDCVAMCVNDVICAGAKPLVFLDYIACGKNIPEKIAEIVKGVAEGCVQAGCSLVGGETAEHPGMMPEEEYDLAGFTVGVVDKAKILDNSTMQPGDVMIALPSTGVHSNGFSLVRKIFDIDNDPDVLKKTFDGMDKPLGEALLAPTKIYVKPVLAVMEQVTVKGVSHITGGGFYENIPRSLKKGCAARIAKADVRTPALFEVMQREGGITEHDMFNTFNMGVGMVLTVAAEDADKTIEILQANGQDAYRLGTIVEGDGVELV, from the coding sequence ATGGAAAAAAGTTATTCTGCCAGCTACGCCGCCGCGGGCGTGGATATTACCGCCGGATACCGCTCAGTAGAGCTGATGAAGCAGTATGTTGCCCGCACGATGACGGAGAACTGCATTGGCGGTCTGGGCGGCTTCGGCGGTCTGTTTGAGCTGGACTGCACCGGCATCGAGCATCCGGTCCTGATCTCCGGCACGGACGGCGTCGGCACCAAGCTGCGCATCGCCATGCTGCTGGACAAGCATGACACCATCGGCATCGACTGCGTGGCCATGTGCGTCAATGATGTCATCTGCGCCGGTGCCAAGCCGCTGGTCTTTTTGGATTACATTGCCTGCGGCAAGAACATCCCTGAGAAGATTGCCGAGATCGTCAAGGGCGTAGCCGAGGGCTGCGTGCAGGCGGGCTGCTCTCTGGTGGGCGGCGAGACCGCCGAACATCCCGGCATGATGCCGGAGGAGGAGTACGATCTGGCCGGCTTCACGGTTGGCGTTGTGGATAAGGCCAAGATTCTTGACAACTCCACGATGCAGCCCGGTGATGTCATGATCGCCCTGCCCTCCACCGGTGTACACTCCAACGGCTTCTCGCTGGTGCGCAAAATTTTTGACATCGACAATGACCCCGATGTGCTGAAAAAGACCTTTGACGGCATGGACAAGCCGCTGGGCGAGGCCCTGCTGGCCCCCACCAAGATCTATGTCAAACCGGTTCTGGCTGTCATGGAGCAGGTCACGGTCAAGGGTGTGTCCCACATCACGGGCGGCGGCTTCTATGAGAATATCCCCCGCAGCTTGAAGAAGGGCTGTGCAGCCCGCATCGCCAAGGCCGATGTGCGCACCCCTGCCCTGTTTGAGGTAATGCAGCGCGAGGGCGGCATCACCGAGCATGACATGTTCAACACCTTCAACATGGGTGTCGGCATGGTGCTGACCGTTGCCGCTGAGGATGCAGACAAGACCATCGAGATCCTGCAGGCCAACGGTCAGGACGCCTACCGTCTGGGCACCATCGTTGAGGGTGACGGGGTCGAGCTGGTATGA